The window CACTGTGGTGAAATTCTTTGTCTTGTTCTTGCTGCTGTGATCACAgatctgtgggtgggggagcacgaGAAAGGAGCCAACCTCCCTCAGCCCTTGCTAATGCCAGAATCCAGGCCCCAGTCATGTATACCAGCCCCCACCTCTTCACTGCCAGGgcaccagctccctcctgccctcctgcTTCTCCAGCAGTTCACCGCATGGCCTGACAGCTGGGCCGACTGTGACATCATCGATGACGTCTTTGTGAGCAGTAATGTCATTGGCAGCCCTACCACCCTGCTCCCCGAAACGGACAGACCCAGGAAAGATGCTGATCCAtcggagagggctcagagaagagccacgggaatgattaaaggattagaaaccctGCCTGACAGTGATGGGCTCAAAGAGCCCAGTCAgttcagtttaacaaagagaaagttaagtctGATCTCAGTgtgtaagtacctacacagggcacAGACATATAACAACAGGCTCTTCTCCCTGGCAGAGAAAGGTCTCACACAATCCAGTGCTGGAAGTGGAAgatagacacattcagactgggaataaagTGGAGATTTCTAACAGCAAgaacaattggaacaatttataagggttgtggtggattctctatcattgACCATTGTTCAATCAAGgtgggatatttttctaaaatttcgGCCCTGGGAATTTTTTGAGGGAAGGTCTCCAGCCTGTGAGATGCAGGGGATCAGACTGTATGAGCACAATgttgccttctggttttggaaTTAGTGAATCAGTGAATAATGGGGATGCAAAGCCTCCAATGGGCCAGTTCCCCTGGTCAGATTCTCCTTGGCCTTGGTGTGATGTCTAGTCTGTAAGTTCCTCAGTATAGGGTCACGTCTCAGTTTGGGAAGTGTCTGGCACAGACCTTTGGGCCCCACTGGAAACAAgattaaataataatatgcaGTTGTTcttcagtggatctcaaagcagtctATAAAGGATGTCAGtgtcattattctcattttacagaaggggaaactgagttacagggaggcaaagtgatttgcccaaggttctcCAGTAGGGTGGTGGCAGAGTGTGGGAATAGAATgcaaatctcctgagtcccaccccATATTCACAGCCTGTATGGATGTCATCCAGGGTCTACATCTCCCTGCCCCTTTGtgcatcagtaactggttaaaatagagGAAATAAGGGGGAATAAATGGTTCAtatcacaatggagagaggtaaacagtgggatCCCCCAAGGATCCTGTaccgggaccagtgctgttcaacacattcctTAATGATCCAGAAAAGgtagtgaacagtgaagtggcaaagtttggaggggacacaaaattattcaagatagtttaaTCCAAAGTTGACTGAGAAaagttacagagggatctcactgGACAATGAAATGGCCAATTAAATTCAGCATTGATAAGTGAAAAATGATGCGCACTGGAAAAAATCATCCTAAATACACATATAtaaggatggggtctaaattagctgatacCACCCAACAAAGAGATTGTGGAGCTGTCATCGGGTAGTTCTTTGATAATTTCTTCTCTATgcacagcagtggtcaaaaaggctaatagaTCTTTAAGTACCATTAGGATATGGATAGAAAATGTTAtgctgccactatataaatccatggtacggccACACCttcaatagtgtgtgcagttctggtaccCAATCTCAGTAAAGATATAGTGTAACTTGAAAAGGgtcagagaagggcaagaaagACAATTAAGGGTATAGAATGGCttgcatatgaggagagactaaaaagacttggaccgttcaacttagaaaagagacaactaacgggggttatgacagaggtctataaaatcatgactggtgaggagaaagtgaatagagaaatgttattttctttttcacacaatgcaaaaacCAGGGTAGCTGGTTTAATACAAAAAAGAGAATGTATGTTTTTTAATGGAACACAGagctaacctatggaactcactgccaggggatggtgtgatgggaaAGGATTGAAAATGATTTAGATAAGTtgatgggggataggtccattaatggctattagccaagctggACAGGGATGCAAGCCCATGCTGCTGGTGTCCCAAAACCTCTGCCCACCAACAGCTGGGATgggaagacaggggatggatcgcacAATGATTGACCTGTTATGCTCACTCCCCCGAAGCCCCTGGCAtttgtcactgtcggaagacaggacactgggctagatggaccatttgtctgtcCCAGTAGATGCCTTTTTGTATGTTCTCTGTGCTGTCTCCCTGAGGAGACTTGTACCTGGCTTCCATGCTGGCCCCAAAATGTGCTCACTTTGGCAATGAGGAAATTGAGGAGGAAAGAAACTctcccaaggtgacacagcaggtcagtgccagAATGAACACTAGAGCTCCCGTCTCCCAATGTGCAGCACAGTGCACTTCCCATGGCTTTATTGCCCGTCCCccttggctgctgctctccttggCCATTAAGAGTGCAACTCGGATGCAGCTTGTCACAGAGGAGCACACACCGTGCTCTCGCTCTCACAAAGTGATTTtacctttgtgctttcttgtgTTGTTGTTTCCCTTCAACTTAGAACAAGATTCACTCAGTCTGGCTGTTTTCTGTGGCAGGGCGCTGTGCTGTTGCAGCCATgtgtgtcccaggatattagagagacaaactgGCAGAGGAAATAGCTTTCATTGGACCCAAATTCTGTTGacgagagagaccagctttcgacCTTACGCAGTGGAAGTACATAATAAAAACATCCCTACAGTTCCAATGAAAACTTGGGCTTAATTTTCAAGTCCCAGAGCATTTTCTGTGTCCTGCtttagctcagcagggagctCCTCCTGCACCACTGATGAAACACATTGATCACCCAtttcaggatctcttttgttGTCACCCCATAAACGATGCggtttaacatggggggaatGAGCACATAGAGGTTGGTCAGTAGGCTGAGATTATAACCTGGAATGAGGTGTCCAAATTGGTGTGCAAAAATGGGGAAAAAGGCTGGTGTGTAGAACATCAGTATGACACAgacatgggagctgcaggtgcggaGAGCCTTGAGCCGGGTATCCTTGGAGGGGAACCGGAAGACGGCCCTGAGGATCAGACCATAAGATACAGCAATGAGCACAGCATCCAAACCAATTACTAAAATAGCCATGGCTATGCCATACCAGACGCTGACTGTGATGTCGTCACAGGCCAGCCAGGCTATGGCCAGGTGCTCACAATAGGTGTGAGGCAGGAGTTTGGTTCTGCAGAACTTCAGCAGCTTCACGAGAAAGTTGATGGGGAAAATGATACAGAAAGTTCTCGTGACAACTGCCAGCCCCATCTTCCCGATCACAGACTTGTTTAATATGATGGTGTATCTCAGGGGGTCGCAGATGGCAACGTACCGATCAAACGCCATGGCCAGCCGGATGGCCGACTAGGCCAGAAAACTgacatggatgaagaacatctgggtcaggcaggcagcaaaagaaatttcccctGCTCTAAACCAGAGGACAGCCAGCATCTTGGGCCCTGCTGTGATAGATAACAGCAGATCAACAGCAGCCAGCATGGACACGAAtagatacatgggctcatggaggcttcgTTCTGTTACTATGATGAATAGTAAGAGAGAGTTCCCAAAAAGTACCACAATGTACATCAGACATAagaggatggagatccagacatgagaCTCCTTCATACCTGGGATGCCGGTCAGGATGTAGGTCATAGGAGCAAAAAAGGTGTGATTGTCAGCTGGTATCATGTGCCATCGTTTGGATCTTCTATTCAATTTCCAGGAACTAACAGCAAAAGAGACAATCAGTGAGAAGGTGAGTAGTGGCTAGGACTGGACTGCATTTGTTACAGTGTGACATGTTCCCCCTGGGTGTCACCTGGAACTGGGTTTTcattgagccctctgacccacctgTTTGtgcccctctcacactgtgctgctgtgacaaccTGCAGACCTGCTCCCGATCTTATACTTACACCAGCATCCACACACTCAGGGACACACCccgctgcagttacacacaggctctaaccagccactgcatgaaccaacaatagaaaggctgcagccaaattaaccaccagcttcccagattCGTACCCCCCACTGGAGTGGAAACCCAAAATGTTACAGTCTTCCCCGGCACtgagaactgtacagcgtaagctcatagaATTCCCCCCCCTCCCTGAATGTGGAAAGGAATATACAACAGCCTGTGCCAGTCGAGCTATGATTTTCCCAGGCACTTCATTCCAACCCACTAGTGTAGATAAAGCAAAAAACTACCAAAGATTGATTTTAAGTTGTTATAAGTGTTAGCAAACAGattaaagcagattacctagcaaataaacaaaaatgcaagtaAGATTCATATAGAATCTTAAAATCCATTtttcatagttaataaacttattctgttATAATCTAAACCgtgagctttgactggagtgcttggggaaaatctcGGTTTGGTTACCCCAAGTGTGCATG of the Gopherus flavomarginatus isolate rGopFla2 chromosome 1, rGopFla2.mat.asm, whole genome shotgun sequence genome contains:
- the LOC127044369 gene encoding olfactory receptor 52B2-like, which produces MAFDRYVAICDPLRYTIILNKSVIGKMGLAVVTRTFCIIFPINFLVKLLKFCRTKLLPHTYCEHLAIAWLACDDITVSVWYGIAMAILVIGLDAVLIAVSYGLILRAVFRFPSKDTRLKALRTCSSHVCVILMFYTPAFFPIFAHQFGHLIPGYNLSLLTNLYVLIPPMLNRIVYGVTTKEILKWVINVFHQWCRRSSLLS